The genomic window TCCTATGCCGAGCATTTCACCGCGTCGAATTTCAGGGCGCGCGACCTCGCCATCGAGGCCTATGAGAAGGCCGATCCCAACGTGCGCGCCCAGTTCGACCACATCACGGATACCATGACGTCGATCCTGACCGCGGTCGGCTCGGCCATGCGCGAGGTCGAGAAGGACACGACGCGCGTCCGGCTCGCCGAGCAGGCCACGGCCTGGGTCAAGCCGCTGATCGCGGCCTGCGGCGGCATCATCAATGGCGGCGCCGAAGCCGACATCGACACCATCATGGCGAACTGAGCCGTGGTTTCGGCGGTCCAGCCTGCTCACCCCCAGATTGCGGTCAGTGCCGCGATTTTTCGCGACGGCAAGGTGCTTCTGACCCGCCGCGCCCGCTCGCCCGCAAAAGGGTTCTATTCGCTGCCCGGCGGCCGGGTCGAGTTCGGCGAATCGCTGCACCAGGCCCTGCTGCGCGAGGTCGATGAGGAGACCGGGCTCGCCATCGAGATCATTGGTCTCGCCGGCTGGCGCGAGGTGCTGCCGGCGGCGGCCGGAGCCGGTCATTACCTGATCATGTCCTTTGCCGCCCGCTGGGTAGCCAAGGAACCCGTTCTCAACGACGAGCTCGACGACTACCGCTGGATTGCCCCGGACGCGTTGGCAGGCCTCGCCGACCTCAAGCTGACCGGGGGGCTGGAGGAGGTCATCCAGTCGGCGCGGCGTCTGATTGGGGCTTAGAGCGAGCCGCGAGCTCCGCTGCACCTCTCCCGCTTGCGGGAGAGGTCGACGCGCGAGAGCGCGGCGGGTTAGGGTTTTCTCCTCTTGGGGATTCTCGCCCGCGGAAGCACCCTCTCCCCACCCCTCCCCCGCAAGCGGAGGAGGGAGCGCACCGCTCCCGTGGCTCGCCTTGCGTCCATTGAGCGAAGGGGGCATACACCCGGCGATGTCCACGCGATTTCTGGCCATTTTTGTCCTGATTCTCGCCTGCGCCTCCGTGCCCGCCCGGGGCCAGGAGGGGGCAGCGCCGTTTGACGGCGATTTGCAGCGGCTGGCGGAGATCCTCGGCGGGCTGCACTATCTGCGCGGCATCTGCGGGTCCAACGAGGGCAACAAATGGCGCAACGAGATGCAGGCGCTAATCGATGCCGAAACCCCCTCCGGCGAGCGCCGCACCCGCATGATCGCCGGCTTCAACCGCGGCTATAACGGCTTCCAGCAGACCTATCGGAGCTGCACGCCGGCGGCCACGGTGGCGATCCGCCGCTATATCGAGGAAGGCTCGAAGATCTCGCGCGATCTCACGGCGCGCTACGCGAACTAGACTCTTTCTTTCAATCGCGCCCTGCGCTGCTAGTCCCTCATCCTGAGGAGCCGCGAAGCGGCGTCTCGAAGGATGAAGAGCCCGGCTGCAACAGCGTGGGCCTCTATGGTTCGAGACGGCGCTGCGCGCCTCCCCACCATGAGGGTTTGGCGGTAGCTGGAACTCTGTCATCGATTTTGTTCACAGCCGTTAACCGTTCTTAAAGATGTGGCCTAGCGGTCGTTAACGCCCGTGCTACACCTCTCGCACAGCGCATCGCCGTGGATCGCGCCCCAGCCCTGATCGAGTTTCATGAGCCAGCCGATTTCCTACGCCCCCGCCCGCGCGCCACTGCCCGATCACGAGCAGAAGCAGGCCGCACTGAGCTATCTCAATGAGGCATGGGCCGAGGCGCGCCATGAAGGTGTCGACGGCGACTGCCTTGCGCAGGCGAGCCTGTTCGCGGCCTTTGCCGAACTCGTCGGCACCTACGGCGAGGACGCGGTGGCGAAATTCGTCGAGGGCTTTCCCGGCCGTATCCGCAACGGTGAATTCTCGGTCAGCCTCTCCAGGCAATAACCGTTTTCGAAAAATGACCCCGCCACGGGACGGGGCCAGTTCACGGATGAATGACTTTGCGAAGTGCTCGCGAAGTCTGCCGCGATTTATCGCATGGAAGCGATTGAACGCGGACAAGCATTAGTCTGGCGATGACCGGGAGACGTTCCCGATGCGATCGGGAATGCACGCCCAGGGATCAGGGCTCGACTTTCAGAGTCGCCTTCATATTGGGATGATAGCGACAGTAGTAGCCGACCGTTCCCGCCTTCTTCAAAACGAACGTCGCTGACTTCTTCGGCAGCAGAGGAACGTCGAAATCGCCATTGGTCGCGGTGGCGGTGTGGGCGAAGATGTCCTTGTTGATCCACTCAACGGTGTCGCCGACCTTGGCCGAGATTTCGGCCGGCGAGATCACGAGATTGTCCATCGTGATTTGAATGGTCGCCGCACGTGCCGGGACGACCACTGACAGGACCATGACCGCAAGCGCGATCGAGGCGAGGCGTCCCGGCTTCATCGCACCCTCCTATTTCAGCTCGGCCGCGACGTGCTCGGCGTGCTGCTGATGGCCCTGGAAGATCTTCAGGCCGGTCTGCAACAGGCTCTTCAGCTCGTTATTGCTCGCGGACGGAATGAGCTGGGTCTCGAGCGCGCTATTGACCGCCTTGTGGTAGGCGACCTCGTTCTGGACATAGGCCTTGTCGAAGGCGGCGCCGCTCAGCTTGTCGAGCTCAGCCATCTTGTCACTCGCCTGCTTCGACAGCGCCCGGCTGGTGTCGTTATCTTCAGGCGTGACGTTCAGCTTTTTGACCAGCGCGAGCGCCTGCTTGTTGACCGCCTCGTGGTCGCGCAGCATGTCCTCGGCGAAGGCCTTGACGTCCTTGTTCTTGGCTTTCTTCTGCGCCTGCTTGGCCGCGCTGATGTCGATCACGCCCGCGGTGTAGGCGATATGGGCGATCTGCGGATCGGTGGGCTTGTCGGCTGCGCGAGCGCCCTGCAGCAGCGCAGGACTCGACAGCAGGACGGCTGCGGCGATCGCCGCGCTCGATCGGAAGAACATGGCTTGATACTCCTGTGGTGCCGGACGTTTGGGCCGGCGCGTTGCTTCACAGGAGTTGGATGGGCATTTCGCGCAAACGTTCCCGAAAACTTTAGCTGCCGAAGCCGAGCCGCTTCAGCACTGCTTCAGTCAAGCGCTCACAGCGCCACCCGGCGAACGGGAACGCATCCATCACCACCGGGCCGATCTCCTTCTCGACGTTCTCGCGCAGCATGGTGCGGGCGCGGTGCAGCCGCGTCTTCACGGTCTCAGGCTTGACGGCGAGCAGATCGGCGGTCTCCTCGATACTCATGCCTTCCATGACCCGGGCGACGAACACCATGCGGAAGACATCCGGCAACTCGTCGATGGCGCGTTCGACGACGCGCTGGATTTCACGTTGGGCCATTGTCCTTTCCGGATCACCTGCGGGAGAAACGGGAAACTTGATGATCTGCGCGTCGAGCGCGGCATCTGGTATCGCGCCAAGTTCGACATCGGGCTTTCGGCTGCGCACCCGGCCGAGCGCCTCGTTGATGGCGATGCGCGACAGCCAGGTCGACAACCCGGCCTCGCCCCGGAAGCCATCGAGACGGGTGAACGCGCGGACGTAGGTTTCCTGCACCACGTCCTCGGCTTCGCTGTCGCTGCGCAGGATTCCGCGCGCGAGGCGATAGAGCCTGCGGTTGTTGGCCTGCATGATCTCGCGCAAGGCGGCTTCGTCTCGGCCCCGCGCCCGGTCGATCAGCTCGGCTTCCAATGTCCTGGCGCCGGCGGACAGGCCGGCTGCGGTCCGTTGCATGGCTGTTACCTGCTTGTTTCGCTTCGTTCCGGACATTGGATGCAGGCCCAAACGAAAGGTTCCCAACATTCTTACTCGGGGCTCCGACCCGGAGGGGGAGGGTCGCTTCGCATGGAGCAAAGCGCAATGCGAAGCGGGGTGGGGTGATCTCTCCAAACGGGCACTGCCAATGGCGAAAGACTGTCACCCCACCCCGCTCGCGCTGCGCGCGACCGACCCTCCCCCTCCAGGGGAGGGTAAGTAAGCACCCTAATCCGTCTCGATCGGCAGCGCCGGATCCCGCGCCCATTCGCCCATGGAGGCGTCATAGAGCGTGAGCTTATCGTAGCCGAGCTGCGTCAGCATGAGCAGGTCGATCGTCGCCGAGATGCCGCCGCCGCAATACAGGATCACATTCTTGTCGCGCGTAACGCCTTGGGCCGTGAATTTGGCCTCGGCATCGGCCAGTGTCGTCAGCGTTTTGTCGGCATTGGTGAGCGACGCCGCCGGGACGTTGACGCTGCCCGGCACACGGCCGGGCCGGCCGTAGCGGCTCGGCTCGAGACCCTGATGAAATTGCGGACCGAGCGCGTTGAGGATCACCGTCGCGGGATCGCCGATCCGGGCCTTCACAGTATCCTTGTCGACGAAGAAGGCTCGGCGCGGGGCGGCCTTGAACGTGGTTGCCGGATAGCCCTTCGGCGCACCTCTCTCGACCGGGCGCCCCTCGTCCTTCCATTTGTCGAAACCGCCGTCGAGCACACGCGCATCGACGCCGAGCGAGCGCAGCATCCACCAGAACCGCGTCGACCACATCATCGTGCCGATGCTGTAGAGCACGATGGTCTTGGACGCATCGAGGCCGTGCCGGCCGAAGGCAGCCTCCAACTGGGCCACATCGGGCATCATGAAAAACTGTTGCGACGAGGTGTCGGAGAACTCGCCCTGCAGGTCGAGGAAATCGGCGCCGGGAATGTGGCCGGCCGCAAACGTCTTGTCGCCGGGCACCGCACGATACGGCACATCGCTGCCCGGCGGCACCGGCTCGTTGTAGGTCGTGCAGTCGTAGAGGCGGAGATTATGATCGCCGAGCAGGCCTGCGAGTTGCTCAGTGGTGATGAGCGGTTGAGTCATAGAATGCTCTCCCATGCTTCCTCAATGTCGTCCCGGCGAAGGCCGGGACCCATACCGCGTGACCTATCGGTGAACGGAGGTATTCGTACCGAGAGAAGGCCCAGCAACGACTAGTCTCCGCCAAACGTCTCCCTGTGGTTATGGGTCCCGGCCTTCGCCGGGACGACACCGAGTGTGGAGCGGCCTACGCCTTCAGCGTCTCCAGAAACCGCACCGGCTCGCCTAGCGAGGCCGTCACCAACTCGCCCTGCCACATCACGCGGCGGCCGCGGATGAAGGTGCCGACGGGCCATCCGGTGACGCGGACGCCGTCATAGGGGGTCCAGCCGGCTTTGGATGCCACCCATTTGTTGGTGATGGTCTCGCTGCGCTTCAGGTCGACGATGGTGAAGTCGGCGTCGTAGCCGGCGGCGATGCGGCCCTTGCAGGCCATGTTGTAGACGCGCGCGGGGCCGGCGCTGGTGAGATCGACGAACCGTGCCAGTGACAGCCGGCCGGCACTGACGTGATCGAGCATGATCGGCACCAGCGTCTGCACGCCGGTCATGCCGGAGGGCGAGGCCGGATAGGTCTTCTGCTTCTCGTCCAGCGCATGCGGGGCGTGGTCGGAGCCGAGCACGTCGATGATGCCCTGCTCGATGCCACGCCAGATTCCGGCGCGATGTTCGGCGCCGCGCACCGGCGGATTCATCTGCGCCAGCGTGCCGAGCCGCTCGTAGCATTCGGGCGCGGCCAGCGTGAGATGATGCGGCGTTGCTTCGCAGGAGGCGACGTCCTTGTGGTCGCGCAGGAACTCGATCTCTTCCTTGGTCGAGATGTGCAGCACATGGATGCGCTTGCCCGTCTCATGCGCGAGCTTGACCAGGCGCTGTGTCGCCATCAGCGCCGCGGTCTCGTCGCGCCAGACCGGATGCGACCGCGCATCGCCCTCGATGCGCAGCGATTTGCGGTCGTTGAGGCGGTACTCGTCCTCGGCGTGGAACGCGGCGCGGCGGCGGATGACCTGGAAGATGCGCCGCAGGCTCTCGTCGTCCTCCACCAGCAGCGCGCCGGTCGAGGAGCCAATGAACACCTTGACGCCGGCGCAGCCCGGCGCGCGCTCCAGCACCGGCAGATCCTGCACATTCTCGCGGGTGCCGCCGATGAAAAAGGCGAAATCGCAATGCATGCGGTGACGAGCGCGCTTCACCTTGTCGGTGAATTCGGCTTCCGTCACCGTGAGGGGCGAGGTGTTCGGCATCTCGAACACGGCGGTGACGCCGCCCATCACGGCGCTGCGCGAGCCGGTCTCGAGGTCTTCCTTGTGCGTCAGCCCGGGCTCGCGGAAATGCACCTGCGTATCCATCACGCCGGGCAGGATGTGCAGGCCCTTGCAGTCGATCACCTCCGCGGCGCTGGCTTGTGACAGCGCGCCGATCTCGGCGATGCGGCCACCCGTGATGCCGATATCGCGCAGGCCCTCGCCGTCCTGGTTGACCACGGTGCCGCCTTTGAGGATCACGTCGAAACGCTGAGTCATGGGGCCTCTCTCATCCCCAAGCGCAGGGCTCGAGGTCTTGTCGTTTTTGCCTTGCGGGCTTACGTTCCGGAGCAACATGTCGCAAGAGATTTTCGCATGAAATCAGCGTTTCTTCCCGACCGGGGCGTGGTCAAGGTCGCGGGCGAGGATGCGCGCAACTTCCTCAACGGCCTCGTCACCACCGATGTCGACAGGCTCAAGCCGGGCTTGGGGCGATTCGGCGCGCTGCTGACGCCGCAGGGCAAGATCATCGTCGATTTCCTCATCACGGAGGTGCCCGCCGGCCATGGCGGCGGGTTCCTGATCGATTGCCCGAAAGCGCTGGCCGAGGGCCTCGCCACCAAGCTGAAATTCTACAAGCTGCGCGCCAAGGTCACGGTGGAAAACCTCTCCGATGCTCTGGGTGTGCTCGCAGCCTGGGACGGCCAGCCTGCCGCTCAGCCCGACCTCGGCTTCGCCGATCCACGCCACAATGAGCTCGGCTATCGCATCCTGATCCCCGAGGATCTCAAGCAGAAGCTGTCCGATCTCATCGGCGCCGAGCTGGTCGATGCCGCCGAATACGAGGCTCACCGCATCGCGCTCGGCGTGCCGCGCGG from Bradyrhizobium zhanjiangense includes these protein-coding regions:
- a CDS encoding NUDIX hydrolase, with the translated sequence MVSAVQPAHPQIAVSAAIFRDGKVLLTRRARSPAKGFYSLPGGRVEFGESLHQALLREVDEETGLAIEIIGLAGWREVLPAAAGAGHYLIMSFAARWVAKEPVLNDELDDYRWIAPDALAGLADLKLTGGLEEVIQSARRLIGA
- a CDS encoding RNA polymerase sigma factor produces the protein MQRTAAGLSAGARTLEAELIDRARGRDEAALREIMQANNRRLYRLARGILRSDSEAEDVVQETYVRAFTRLDGFRGEAGLSTWLSRIAINEALGRVRSRKPDVELGAIPDAALDAQIIKFPVSPAGDPERTMAQREIQRVVERAIDELPDVFRMVFVARVMEGMSIEETADLLAVKPETVKTRLHRARTMLRENVEKEIGPVVMDAFPFAGWRCERLTEAVLKRLGFGS
- a CDS encoding DUF4142 domain-containing protein — its product is MFFRSSAAIAAAVLLSSPALLQGARAADKPTDPQIAHIAYTAGVIDISAAKQAQKKAKNKDVKAFAEDMLRDHEAVNKQALALVKKLNVTPEDNDTSRALSKQASDKMAELDKLSGAAFDKAYVQNEVAYHKAVNSALETQLIPSASNNELKSLLQTGLKIFQGHQQHAEHVAAELK
- a CDS encoding YgfZ/GcvT domain-containing protein; amino-acid sequence: MKSAFLPDRGVVKVAGEDARNFLNGLVTTDVDRLKPGLGRFGALLTPQGKIIVDFLITEVPAGHGGGFLIDCPKALAEGLATKLKFYKLRAKVTVENLSDALGVLAAWDGQPAAQPDLGFADPRHNELGYRILIPEDLKQKLSDLIGAELVDAAEYEAHRIALGVPRGGLDFMYSDAFPHETNMDRLAGVDFDKGCYVGQEVVSRMQHRGTARTRSVKVLLEGPSPEIGATILAGDKPVGTIGSTAGGKGIALVRVDRVADALDVGQPLTAGGLALTLAEPDIVRIPSKQPIA
- a CDS encoding sulfurtransferase, which produces MTQPLITTEQLAGLLGDHNLRLYDCTTYNEPVPPGSDVPYRAVPGDKTFAAGHIPGADFLDLQGEFSDTSSQQFFMMPDVAQLEAAFGRHGLDASKTIVLYSIGTMMWSTRFWWMLRSLGVDARVLDGGFDKWKDEGRPVERGAPKGYPATTFKAAPRRAFFVDKDTVKARIGDPATVILNALGPQFHQGLEPSRYGRPGRVPGSVNVPAASLTNADKTLTTLADAEAKFTAQGVTRDKNVILYCGGGISATIDLLMLTQLGYDKLTLYDASMGEWARDPALPIETD
- a CDS encoding TIGR02301 family protein, with product MSTRFLAIFVLILACASVPARGQEGAAPFDGDLQRLAEILGGLHYLRGICGSNEGNKWRNEMQALIDAETPSGERRTRMIAGFNRGYNGFQQTYRSCTPAATVAIRRYIEEGSKISRDLTARYAN
- a CDS encoding cupredoxin domain-containing protein yields the protein MKPGRLASIALAVMVLSVVVPARAATIQITMDNLVISPAEISAKVGDTVEWINKDIFAHTATATNGDFDVPLLPKKSATFVLKKAGTVGYYCRYHPNMKATLKVEP
- a CDS encoding dihydroorotase; translated protein: MTQRFDVILKGGTVVNQDGEGLRDIGITGGRIAEIGALSQASAAEVIDCKGLHILPGVMDTQVHFREPGLTHKEDLETGSRSAVMGGVTAVFEMPNTSPLTVTEAEFTDKVKRARHRMHCDFAFFIGGTRENVQDLPVLERAPGCAGVKVFIGSSTGALLVEDDESLRRIFQVIRRRAAFHAEDEYRLNDRKSLRIEGDARSHPVWRDETAALMATQRLVKLAHETGKRIHVLHISTKEEIEFLRDHKDVASCEATPHHLTLAAPECYERLGTLAQMNPPVRGAEHRAGIWRGIEQGIIDVLGSDHAPHALDEKQKTYPASPSGMTGVQTLVPIMLDHVSAGRLSLARFVDLTSAGPARVYNMACKGRIAAGYDADFTIVDLKRSETITNKWVASKAGWTPYDGVRVTGWPVGTFIRGRRVMWQGELVTASLGEPVRFLETLKA